The genomic window gcctgcctacatggcgctggccgcctcgctggcccaggcgcatgtcaggacaaggtgaagcggcggtaaagtgaaggggacacatcagaggcgcattaaatgcgtcttgtcccataatagctagcgataggcttaaccacagtaccctgatgccacctcctgtgtgccactgtggtgccccccttgcctataaaaggaggcccgaggcatctaGGAGAAGGACTCGGACTTTTGGACAAGTTACGCCCATTGTAGCTAGTTCAGGAACCTCAATAACACTAATACACacatccaagcaggactagggtattacgcatctctgcagcccgaacctgggtaaacgacccgcgtGCTCGTACTGACTGATGATCCTGCTCTCCTCAAGacccagcgccccgcaaccgtagtagggattctcgtgaccCCATAGGTGTCTTTTCCCACTAACATCCCGTGAATCATTAGTattagtagaatgcccgtgcgttgctacggactACAACCAATGTATTTTTCCTCAATAATGTCCGCTTCAAAATTGTTGTCCAAAAATTGTTCTTAGGATTTCCCCAAAAAATGAAAAAGTCCCCTAAATAATGTTCCGTAAGTAATGTCCACTAATAATGTTGATAATGTTCCCTCAATAATGTTCTGTAAGAAATGTTTGCTGAATTTCTGTTCAGCAAAAATGTTCCTTCAATAAGGATTATTTCTTACCTGTCCATGAATTTGGCCTTAGTACCTCAATAATGTTCCATCAATGATGTTCCCTCAACAAGGATTATTGTTCACTATGTAAGTAATGCAGAAAATTGTTCCGTTTAGATTGTTCATCGGAAAATGTTCCGTGAAAATAATGTTTTGTAAGCAATGTTCATTGAATAATGTTCACTATATTTATTGTTTCCCTAAACAATGTTCCAAATGTCCCTCAATAAGGATTTTTGTCCCCTAAATAAACGATGTTCAACAATGTTCATAAGTAATGTTTTAATGATTTCTAGGAAATGTTCATTGAATAATGTTCACTATTTTTTGTTTCCCATAACAATGTTGACAATGTTTCCTCAATAATGTTCCATCAATGATGTTCCCTCAGTAAGGATTAATGTTCACTAAATAACTAATGCAGGAATTTGTTCCATTAAGATTGTTCATCGGAAAATGTTCCGTGAAAATAATTCTTTACGAAATGTTCATTGAATAATGTTCACTAATTATTATTTTTCCCTAACAATATTGACAAATTTTCCTCAATAATGTCCGCTTCAAAAGAGTTTCGTAAAAAAATCCCGTGAAAATTGTTGTCAAAGAACTGTTCTTAGGATTCCCCCCAAAAAATGAAAAAGTCCCCTAAATAATGTTTCGTAAGTAATGTCCCCTAATAATGTCGATAATGTTCCCTTAATAATGTTCTGTAAGAAATGTTTGCTGAATTTATGTTCAGCAAAAATGTTCCTTCAATAAGGATTATTTCTTACCTATCCATGAATTTGGCCTTAGTACCTCAATAATGTTCCATCAATGATGTTCCCTCAATAAGGATTATTGTTCACTACATAAGTAATGCAGAATTTTTTTTTCGTTAAGATTGTTCATCGGAAAATGTTTCGTGAAAATAATGTTTTGTAGGCAATGTTCATTGATTAATGTTCACTGATTTTTTGTTTTACCTAACAATGTTCACAATCTTTCCTCAATAATGTCCTCTTCAGAAGAGTTTCGTAAAAAAAGTCCCATGAAAATTGTTGTCAAGGAATTGTTCTTAGGATTTGCCACATAACTGAAAAAGTCCCTAATGTCCCATTGTTTAATGAATTTTTGTTcactaatttttttgtttcccTAAATAATGTGGAATCAATAATGTCCCCTCAGTATGATTATTCTTACCTAAGTGTGTAACATTCTTTGGGAAACTTATCAACATGAAATCACGTTTTTTGTTATTTACTGCCCATTATCTGAAGTGGTATGAGTACTGCTTGCGAAACATTCTTTTTTGCGAAGCAACCTATGTAGTTTCTTCGCTAGACAGAACGGTAGAACCACATGGGCCAGCCAGATCAAGGAAACTAATTGCttgcaataatttttcttcatttGTAAAGAAACTTTTTCAACTAAAAATTATCCACAGAACATTATGCGTGCAACATTATTGTATATCAGGATATCTAACACCGAATCATTTTTTCCACCGCAGCTAGGTACTGGGTGCAACAATTATTAAATGAGGACTTTTTCAACAAGACATTATTGAAGAAACATTATGTTTTGCAACATTATTGGGATGAACAATTATTTACGAACAACTACGAAAGAGTATTATTTACGGAACATTATTTCCATGCAACATTTTCCGTGTGTAGGGAACATTACGCTAAAGTTCCTAAAATGACTAAAAACTCTATATTATAGCTAAACTGTACATGTTTAGCTTCCATGTGCATATAACAGTATATGTAACACTGAATAATTTTTCCCCACAGCTAGGTACTGAGTGCAAGGTAGATAACAAATAAGAAATTTACTTCCACTCTTGTTCTTACCACAAACAAAAACAAATAGTTCAAGGTGAAATTTAATTATAACAAGTGTAAATTATCATTCTCTTCATGCGTACAAGAATCATAATTCATCTAAAATTATTCAAACAgatttttttctcccttttttgcaCAAAAATGTTTCATTTCTGGTGTGAATCTTCAAGCAGTCTTCTTCTTTACAACAGATTTCTTCCTAGATTTCTTTTCAGATTGTGGCTTCAATCTTTCTCCTTTGTTGACAGACTTTGATGACCGCACAGGAGGATCTTTCAATGAATCATCAGTTTGCACTTTGTTGACAGACTTTGATGACCGTACTGGAGGATCTTTCAATGAATTCTCAGTTTGCACTTTATCTTGATGTTTCTTTCCCTGCAAATACTTGACATGAACTTGAGCAACAGCATCAAGGAGTTCTTTACTAAGCTCAGAATCTTTGCTAACGTACGAGCAAGCTTCCCCAACTTTACTCATCAGGATAGCATATCTAACAGCATTGTGTGATTGATCATCACCTCCAAACAATATATTATCTTTCTTGAACTTCTCTAGTTCGTTTTCTCGAAAAGAAATAGTCCACCTGTCAACAATCAATTTATCTGGAATTTGGGTAATGTTGAACTGTGTAAACAGTCTGAGGATATGGCAACAAACAATACCATCACGCTCAAATTTCCCACAAAAACATTGAAACGACCCAGTAACAAGGTCAACATTAACTCTGAACATTTCTCTTGTGAATTCTGTTTTTCTGTACCATGTGTGCTTATTCAAGTCATACACTCTCTCCTTCTCAACTTCTATAACTTTAAAAGCTGTCGCATTCACTAATTCTGTGAGAAATTTCAAGTAAATTCCTTTGGTATATATTGCTGCTGCATGCCGTTCAACAGCCTGATGACTCCAATACACATGACTCTTCTCATTTGACAAGAATCTGTCCTGGTTTTCAATGTGAACAACATTTTCTTGGAATAGCACGTATTGTTTCATGAATGCCTCTATAGTATCTTTCCTCCTGATATAGTCTTTGAAATTAGAGTTGAAACTTTCACTACGGCTGGTTGACCTAATGAAAGGGCAGAACAATCCTTGGAAATAAGCTGGAACAAAAAAGGTCTGGTTCTCCCACATCCTTTTGATGTGAGCATGCCTAGCACACTCATACTTCACAACAAATTTCTGCCATCTTTGTTCGAATTCCTCAACAGTAATGGACTACAACAAGCACTTCATCATATGTTTCTCCATTTTTTCCCTTGTAGCCATAAATGCACTCATATTTTCCCTGACATTCTTAAATATATGCCAAAGACAGAACCTATGTATAGCATATGGAAAAACTTTAGGAATAGCAGCTTTCATCCCTGCATCTTGGTCTGTCAATATTATTCCTGGTTTCTTCCACTGCATTACCTCCATAAAAGTTTGAAAGATCCATTCAAAAGTATCTGAAGTCTCATCTTGCAATAGGGCCCAACCAAAAACAATTGTTCTACCATGTCCATTAATTCCAACTATAGGTGCAAAAGGCATGTTATACTTGTTTGTGCTGTAAGTGGTATCAAATGAGATTATTTTGCCAAACAACCTGTAGTTCAATCGGAATCGAGCATCTGTCCAAAATATGCCGAGGACAGTGTTGTCTGTGTCTCTTTGCAACCTATAGCAGAAACCAGGAGTATCAATTTGAAGCTTGTCAATATACTGCAATGTCCATTCAATATCTGTGTTCTCTTTCTTAAGGATTCGTTCTCCCTGTTTCAAGTTATCTAGCTTCTTCACATCAAACGTATTGTTTCCCAACTTCCCACCACATAGCCTTCGGAATATACTCATGATTCTTCTAGGTTTCACTCGTTGTTCTTGGAGCAACTTGGACAACATTATCTCTTCCTCATTCATATTTCTGTGGCTTAAGAAAATTTTTGTAAGTGATGGTGAGCTCACTAGATCATGGTTATGCTGAAGAGAAACTGATGCAATGTGCCACTTGTCATCCACCAACTTCACTATAATATTCATCGGACAATTTGTAccttcaatgatgtttcttttccttttcctcaaACCACTGTTGGCACTTGGTCTTTTCCTACCTTTGTTGCATTGGAAATACAATTTCCTATTCTTGTAATTTCTCCCTTTTATCACTGCGAACACATTCAACTGAGCATATACATTTGCAAACCTGAGCGATTCATCCAATGTTGAGAATACTATACCAACTTCTGGTCTACTAGCACGGTCCGCTTCTTCTGGTGTAGGGAACACATAATCTTCACTACCAGCACAAGCTACTGAATCTTCATCAGAATCTTCGCTGTCATAATTTCTTTCATAGCTATAGTCACAATTCTCAGCCAAAGAAAGTACCTGCAAAGCGAGAAAACATATTTAGGGGACATCACAATAGCAATCATCCAAATAGCAGTGTTACTTTATCAAAATCTTTCCTGTGAAATTTTCTTTACCTCATTGCAAAAAAAATTCACTTCTTCTCTTGTTGTCAAATGTTCAGTGCACATGTTCTCGCCAACACTATCCTGTGGATTTTTCTTTACAATGTTCAGTGCACATGTTCTCGCCAACAAATTTACTTCAAGTTTTTAAAATGTATTTCCATAGTTACCTACTTGCTCAAAGTTAGTTGCACTGCCGAAGAAGAACCTGTAACAATGTTCTGGTTCTCATTTATTCTCTCAAGTAACTACCAAACACAAAGAAGATGAACTTTTTGTCAAGCAATTAAACTGTACTCATGAACTTGACAAGAATTCCTCCTGCCATTCAGCATAGGTAGAATTATAATTACAACACTCAGCTTGACAGCACTTGCACTATGTTCATCATTATTAGATATTTCAAAATCTTGGCTCATGATATTTCTCGCACCTTCTTCAACTTCTTTGTCAACAACATCGAACAAGCTAAACCCCATTTCAGCTTCTTGACTTTCAATCAGTTCCTGACAGCAAACAAAATGAACCAATTTTCAGGTTCCATGAGTCTCAATCAAAATTCATTAGTTCATACGTCAATACTTGAGAAATATTAATGCAAATCTAAACTAGAAAGTACGTACAAACCTCAGTTCTTTTGCTCAAGCTTTGGTATTCCACGAACTAATCAAATTCTTCCATCAGAGCACAACCCTAACACAAAATTAAAAGAAATTTAAATGTTTTTTGAATGATCACTGAAATTCTGTTCAAAGCCATGACTGATTTTAAGGACAGAAACTTACGACACTTGCAGATTCTACAACACTTTTTCCTAGTATAACATCACTCAACTTCTGCTTTGTCTTCTTCGACTCTTTTCCATTGGACGGAACTACTTTTCTAGTTTGTTTCTGCAATCAGAAGAAAAATTACATTAATCTAATAACTGACTATGAAACAACAGAGAAACATGTTTTTGTAATGGTAAAAAACAAGTATATAGGCTAACCTTCTTAGTTACTTCTTTCTTCTTAATGATTACCCGCTAGTTACTGAATTTGTCAACACTGTTATCCCCTTCCATGTTGATAAACCATAGGCTGCAACATTATTCAGAATGGACACTTATTTTTCTCCAAAGAAGCTTATTGGCATGTACTGGTAATTAAATTCAAATACAAAATTACATGATAGTCTGTGTTTCCAACCACTAGTACCCAAGAATTAGTACTCCAGGAAACAAGAGACAAAGAACCTGCTTCCAGCACCACATGCTGCGCAGTCATCTACCTGGAGACGAGGAACAACCCAACTTCTACTGTTCTCCCAGAGTTTACAaggtagttcttcctcagatcaacAACAACTAACTGGCGAGATGTACGTGCAATCTACCTTTTTTTCTCCTCTAAAACAGTCAGAACTTCTTCTTTGCTATTTCTTGTCCCCTCTTACTGAAGAATGAAGAGAACTAGTACCTGTGCGCTCCAGCACCGCCACCGGTCCAAGGAAAGTTGGACGTGCCCTGTCGCCGCTTCCGATACGCTGCCGCCGCGTGCCGCCGCGTGCTGCGGAAGATTGGTCAAACAGATCTAGCCACGTAGCCCCAGGTCTTATCTGGTCGGCACCgttctttttttcgttttttcttttcctttattttttccTTCTCACAAACAGACAAGTGGGGCCCTTCACTCAGTACACTTTCCCCAACCCAGCCGCATACGCatttctctcctctctccccctcccgtCACTCTGGTGGCTCCTGAGATCTGGTTTTCACCGGAGAATCACCAGCGGCCGCTTCATCGGCTTCACTCAAAAGGTTCGCTCCCTTCCCTCTTCCATCTTCCTATGTAGTTTCTGCCCTAAAAGCCTCTTCGCCCCTCCCTGAGAAGAGAATTAGTCAGTGGCTACAGCAGCGCTGGAGCACCAACGATTTAATGGCTTAGAGTAGAACTCATGTACCACTGGTCCTCACTGTAGTTCCACTCCCTTCTTCCCATCAAATTCCTCCATTCCTCCATGAAATTTCTGGCTTAGACTATAACTTCTGTAGAGGACGGACTGTTTCATGTCTGATTAGTTGGTTCCTGATAGTGCTAGATCTGGACTACTATTTTTCAAATACTGTGTATATAGATGTCCAAGTAGGATCTGTACGTGCCTTAGTTAATTTATTATAGCAGTAATCCTGTTGCCATTTCTCCGAAAGAGAAAAAAGTAAACAATATCTCGTTAGGCAGTACCGCATTTACTTGCGTTTTGTTTGAACATGCACATATGAAATCCTGACCGGGGGTATCAATTCGTGTTTGCTTCTTCTAAATGTTGTTTCCCAAGGTCAAACACGTTACATGCATGCTCACAGTTCTTCCTATTTTTACAGAAGAGCAATGTATAATTTGTTAATCCCGTTCGAGCGAGGCTCACAACTTTCTTCTTTCAACTAGTTGCTTACCATGTTTTTTTTGCGATACACTAAATTTGAAGAGTTCCTGTAGTACATAATTGATGAATATTTTATACCTGAATTTGCTGGCATGACCATCTAAATTAAGTTACTACGGTTCTTACTTCGTTCTTAAATTTCATGTCTGTCAAGTGTGGCAACAAGTAATATTAATGTTTGTATTCATTTGTAGATGGAACAAGGATGCAAAAAAAGAGAAGCAGATCAAATAGTATATGCAAGGAAAAGAACCAAGGTATTACACATATCGTTGCAAGTATTCCTGTTTCACACTTAATAAAATCATCTACTGAGCTGCAACGAGTTTGTTTATTTCATTCTATGTTTTGTTTCATTCTCTTTACATGCAGTGTAATCAACTTCAGCATGTTGAAGCATTTCTGAAGCTCACATCTGAAATATCTGATAATTGCAAGCAACGTATACATAGAATGGGTTTCAGGGCATTCCTACAAATAACTAGCTTGTCCAATATAGACTATGTTTACATCTGGCTTGCAAATCATTTCAACACAACTTCGTGCTCTATTGAAACACCGAATGGCTTCAAATTCCGAATTACACCTTCAATTGTTCACAAATTTTTTGGCATTCCAATTGGTGGACATCCTGtaatcacaaaaccatcagaagcAACGTATGAGTTCATTCAACAACAATTAGGAACGACAGCACCAACAATTGAATACCTTTTCTCAATTATGAATGATGATCTCCCTGAAGAAAAATACTGCAAAATCTTCATTCTCATCCTCCTGTCATTGTTT from Triticum aestivum cultivar Chinese Spring chromosome 3B, IWGSC CS RefSeq v2.1, whole genome shotgun sequence includes these protein-coding regions:
- the LOC123069310 gene encoding protein FAR1-RELATED SEQUENCE 5 isoform X1, with product MCTEHLTTREEVNFFCNEVLSLAENCDYSYERNYDSEDSDEDSVACAGSEDYVFPTPEEADRASRPEVGIVFSTLDESLRFANVYAQLNVFAVIKGRNYKNRKLYFQCNKGRKRPSANSGLRKRKRNIIEGTNCPMNIIVKLVDDKWHIASVSLQHNHDLVSSPSLTKIFLSHRNMNEEEIMLSKLLQEQRVKPRRIMSIFRRLCGGKLGNNTFDVKKLDNLKQGERILKKENTDIEWTLQYIDKLQIDTPGFCYRLQRDTDNTVLGIFWTDARFRLNYRLFGKIISFDTTYSTNKYNMPFAPIVGINGHGRTIVFGWALLQDETSDTFEWIFQTFMEVMQWKKPGIILTDQDAGMKAAIPKVFPYAIHRFCLWHIFKNVRENMSAFMATREKMEKHMMKCLL
- the LOC123069310 gene encoding protein FAR1-RELATED SEQUENCE 5 isoform X2, translating into MLLTKKLKKVLSLAENCDYSYERNYDSEDSDEDSVACAGSEDYVFPTPEEADRASRPEVGIVFSTLDESLRFANVYAQLNVFAVIKGRNYKNRKLYFQCNKGRKRPSANSGLRKRKRNIIEGTNCPMNIIVKLVDDKWHIASVSLQHNHDLVSSPSLTKIFLSHRNMNEEEIMLSKLLQEQRVKPRRIMSIFRRLCGGKLGNNTFDVKKLDNLKQGERILKKENTDIEWTLQYIDKLQIDTPGFCYRLQRDTDNTVLGIFWTDARFRLNYRLFGKIISFDTTYSTNKYNMPFAPIVGINGHGRTIVFGWALLQDETSDTFEWIFQTFMEVMQWKKPGIILTDQDAGMKAAIPKVFPYAIHRFCLWHIFKNVRENMSAFMATREKMEKHMMKCLL